Genomic window (Notolabrus celidotus isolate fNotCel1 chromosome 15, fNotCel1.pri, whole genome shotgun sequence):
TTTACAACACAGAAATACTCTCAACACAGttaatataatgtaatacaaGATTCAAAGTGTCAAAgcatttgttttttcatgtgcAATATTGAAGCTCATTTGTCCTTCTTCTAGGAGAGAAAGTGAATGTCCTTCCAAAATGAGCCGGGACATCCCCATCCACAGCTGGCCTGGATCTTACTACATCAACAGTGACAAACGATGGGAAAGTGGCACACTTTCCCTCACCAGGACCATGGTGCGCTTTGTCTCCTCTCAGAGTAAGGAAAGCCTAGCCAGCTTCCGCCTCTCTAGGATCATGGAGTTCAAGATGGAGTCTTCTAGTTTCATCTTCAGCACTCTCACAGTGCTTGAAGAGGGTAATGTAAAACACTGGTTTGGCTCCCTTAAGCCCAACAGAGTGGTGGTCTATAATGTGATGGAGCATTTCTGGAGAGCGCCTTTTGTCCCCCGGCTCAGAGGCCAGAGGGGCCGAGAGTCAACCATCTAAAGGCAAAGAGCTTATCAGCCTGGTGGCAGGGGCCCAAAGAAGACTTGAGGACACTGGCAGAGTCCTCAGTCACCAAGGAGAGCAGTTTGACAacatgatggatggattggagAAGATTGACTCTGATCTGGGAGTGGCTGATAAGTGATTACATTACTTTTTGAGAAGTctcatttatattattttaactaTGTAGCTGCAATACAAAAACAGGCCTTAAATATTAGTACTAGTGAAATAAGTCTGTTCAAACACTGATGtatctttcctttcattttctgttgtgttgcagaCTTCTGTCAGAGCTGGAGTCTCCTTCCTGGTGGCCCTTTGGTAAAGTCCCCTGGAAGACTCAGCAGGATGCAAAGGCTGAAGACGCTGCAAGAGCagcaactgctgctgctgctgccgcatCTGGCAAAGGGTCTGGTAGAAACAAGGTGATTGCAAGCATCCCAGCTGTAGTGACTAAAGGTGGGGACTCTGACTTGAAACCTGGATGCTTGTTGGTGCTGGTGTCCTCACTGGAGGTGCGAGACACAAACTGCCAGCTTCTCCACCACTTTGAGCGAAATGAAGTGGATGAGATCAAGGTGCACAGTCCTTATGAGATCACTGTTAGACAGAGATTCATTGGGAAGCCAGATATTTGCTACAGGTGCCTATCTGCCAAGATGCCAGAGGCACTTTCAGTTTTGGAGATGCAGTACAAAAAGAAGGTGGACTTTACTAGTCAGTTTGCTGCATTTAAGGCTACTCCAGTTTCATCTCCATGTGACACAGAAGGGAAAAGCTGGAATGAAGGTAAGAAACAAATAATATGGAAAATACTGCATTATCTCACTGTTTCCATGCCTTGTATAAAAGTCACCACTAAGTGGCAGTACAGCTTTATGTTTCCAGCTCTGTGTTATTATAGACCTGTAGCCCAGTGTAAAAACATTTCATCCACATTACTTTTTGGACATGGTCTATGGTGTCTCTCCCTGacagaaatgtgttttgatGAGTCACTTCACCCTGATTGCCTCAGTTGCTGTACTCTGAGTTTACCGTCTGGTTTCCGCATAAACAACATATGTACTCTGCACTTTTTCACCACCTCCACCCATGGAGTCAGGTTTGCTGCCAGGGTGCCAAGAGACGGAGCTCCCACTGGAGGTCCCAGCAGGAGATCTGTCCCAGTTGCAGGTGCATGTTCTCCAGCCATCTGTCAGTCAGACTGAGGCCCAGGAGCTTAAACAGGTGAGACTTGTGTGAAAATCTGACATGCACTACTGTGGCATTTATATTTCTGTACTAACAGTAAATAACTCCATGATTTCTGTAACCCATGTTTTGATGGTTCCATTCAAACCCATAATTCACCATaatgattttcatttttttactgtatgtttaAAAAGTTATTGAGTGAGACCACAAACCAAAGTCCATCCTGATTttaagagagggaaagaaatctGTTCAGCCATTTGGTCAGACTTTACGGTGTCTTTCCATTCAGAAGCACACAACATGagaaatgttacagacatggTCTGTGGTGGCAAAACCTACATGGTGACGCAAATCAAGCTTATGAATCAGacaatttttttatatatatagtaGCTAAGAGCAAGATATTTCATGTACTGAACTTTTACAAAAAGTTTTTGATTAAGGTCTGGTCTAATTTGATCTGTGTCTTGCCTGAGATGTGCGTTCTAACCACCTAACCTGTATCCATGGGGGACCTGCTCTATCTGCTGAGCCCAGTGGTTGTGGTACAGTAAAGTGTAATTTTCAGAAAGAATATTTTCATTCAAACCCATTTTTCTGTTGCAGGATGGTTAGATAAATACCACATGTAGTTTTATAGTAATAAATGAATGTAGGATTTATTAGACAAACACCACAGCTTTACTGTCTGGTGCCATATTCTTATGAACGTAAGAAATAGTACTGCAGAAAAATCAAATCCACTACAGACATAAAACACCATTGCTACAATTGTCATTCAGAATTATAACCTGACAATTTGAGTTTCTAATACATAGAAATCATTGAAAATTAGAAAAGCATGCTGTGGGTGTATTTGCTGATACAGCATTTTCTAAGAAACcctaaaaacagttttttttttgaaatgtgATTGAAATATATACTGAGAGGAACAGTTTTACAACTCAAAACCTAACTTTCCGTGCTCTCTGTTGAAAATATTTTCCTATATAACAACTAATCTttgcttttctctgctgtttcaagGTCGTATTACCACAGTATACTTCAGGATAAGATAACATTAGCCTGTATTTGGCTAAGCCAGTTTAAGCATAGCTACTCGATTGATAGTTCTAAAAATATTAATGAATCATTGCTGATTCAGTTATAAAACAATGATTGGTTTGTCTCATTGTTACAGTCATTTGATAAAAATGGTGAAGTAGTTAATACtgtatattaaagctcctgtagtgAATTTTTATCGGGTTATACAACAGGCTAAGTAAACACTGATGTCtgttatgacctacaaaagaaaaaaaaaacagcaccagcAATATTTATCATATTCCATAATTTATATTAATGTCTGAAACAGATGTGCAGAGTAAGTATCGGACAAGACATTTTACAGCACCCTACAAAGCAGCCTTCTTTTTCGCATTTTCCCCCAGCAAAGATTCCCAATGTGTGATGCATTGACTGTTAAAAGGAATCAAGtcgatttttttatttttttgaaagcTATAGAAAAAAGAGGTTCTCGCTTTATACCCAGGCTCCCAAAAGTCAGCataaactaaaagttcctcacaggagctttatagAAAATTAGTGGAGAAAAAGAAAtgcagtgtgcagtgtgtgtgcagttgaTGATACATTGTCTTGTCCTCCCACTTTATAACTTGGGAGAGACATTGTTAACAGGGTATGTAATAAAAAGCATTGCTGGCTAGTCATTCAGGTCAGCTCGTCTGTGGTGTTCACAAATGGTATATCGTCTACAGCTGATACTGGTTAAGACTTCAAAGACTGCCAATTTGGACTCATGCTACGCTTCTGTAACACCCCTGCTCTTACTGTAATCCATGTCAAGATTAGATCTACAGCTGTGCGACTGTACAGAGGGTCACTCAGTCTAATGCAATGCTGTTAGTGCTTTAGCTGATATTCCCCTCTTGTGTGAGCATTTTTTGTAAACAGAGTTGGAAATTCAGAAAACCAGCTCACTTCTAAATGTGATGAGGCTTTTCTTTTTGGTTtcaggtttgtgttttttatgaaatCACGACTCTGACATTACAGCAGTCATGCACAGGACACTAAGCATTTAGCTCATGTATTTTTCTAATAACTCTAGcctaaatgtttaattttgggGGTTTCTACATGACTTAAGTCCTCTAACCATTGTATAAGCAGCAACTAAAAATATTCGTCTTATGTGTTTTTCTATGACACACCAAATCTCCTGTGCATGCGATCTCCAAGGTGTGACTCAATCATGTTCTCCTGCTTGAAATTGTAAAGTCAGAGACCTGGGTGAGCGAATGCAGTCGTTCCGCGGTGTGTACTGACATACTatctgttttcaaaactgctgTCTGGAGCCGTTTCTGTGCTCAGTGACATAATGTcagtgggtgtgtgagtgtgtgtagcaTAGCATAATATTAGTTTAGAAACCGTGGTGGTAGAGTCTGGAGGAGTGTTTATTAGGTTTTGCTTGGCACATGGCTGTATATTTAAGTTGTTCCATCGCGCACAACATATACAGCTCTTGAAATCCACTAAGAG
Coding sequences:
- the snap47 gene encoding LOW QUALITY PROTEIN: synaptosomal-associated protein 47 (The sequence of the model RefSeq protein was modified relative to this genomic sequence to represent the inferred CDS: inserted 2 bases in 1 codon), whose product is MSRDIPIHSWPGSYYINSDKRWESGTLSLTRTMVRFVSSQSKESLASFRLSRIMEFKMESSSFIFSTLTVLEEGNVKHWFGSLKPNRVVVYNVMEHFWXERLLSPGSEARGAESQPSKGKELISLVAGAQRRLEDTGRVLSHQGEQFDNMMDGLEKIDSDLGVADKLLSELESPSWWPFGKVPWKTQQDAKAEDAARAATAAAAAASGKGSGRNKVIASIPAVVTKGGDSDLKPGCLLVLVSSLEVRDTNCQLLHHFERNEVDEIKVHSPYEITVRQRFIGKPDICYRCLSAKMPEALSVLEMQYKKKVDFTSQFAAFKATPVSSPCDTEGKSWNEGLLPGCQETELPLEVPAGDLSQLQVHVLQPSVSQTEAQELKQMLMQLKNLALEAETELERQDEVLDVLTTSTDRATMHIEKHTCRMKRLL